From Kitasatospora sp. MAP12-44:
AAGTCGGCAGTCGTCCTGGAGAACGAGCACGTCCTGCTGCGGCCGATCACCGCCGAGGACCGCCCCTCGCTGCGCACCATCGCGCTGGACGCGGCGATCTGGCGCTACTTCGTGACCCGGATCGACAGCGAGGCGGACTACGAGAAGTACTTCGACGCCACCCTTGCCGACCAACTGGCCGGTCGGCGCGCGGTCTTCCACATCACCGACAAGCGCACCGGTCGCGCGGCCGGCAGCATGAGCTTCGGCAACCTGGCCGAGGCGGACGGCCGGTTGGAGATCGGCTGGTCCTGGCTCGGCCTGGAGTTCCAGGGCCAGGGCATCAACCGCTGGGCCAAGTACCTGCTGATGGGCCACGCCTTCGAGCAACTGGGCGCCGAGCGCGTCGAGTTCAAGACCGACGTGCTCAACCAGCAGGCGCGCCGCGGCCTGCTGAACATCGGGGCCAGCGAGGACGGCGTGCTGCGCAGCTTCAACCCGATGCCCGACGGGGCGGCGCCGGGACGCCATCTTCTACAGCGTGCTGCGGGCCGAATGGCCCGAGGTGAAGGCCCAGTTGGCGACCAGCCCGAAGATCGCCCGGGCCCTGCACGCGGAGCCGGTCGGATGAGCGGCGGCGCCGTCCCGCTGGTGCGGGCGACCGGCGACCCGTACGCGCTGGGGCTGGCGCACGGCGCGGCCCTGGCCGCACCGCTGCACAGCTTCCTGGACGACTCGCTCGCCCGGCTCAACCACCTGGTGCAGCCGCCGCTGTCGATGACCGCACTGCAGCCGACGATCGCCGCCTACCGGGCGGCGGTCGAGGCCGCGACACCCGAACTGGCCGACGAGGTAAGGGGACTGGCCGACGGCGCCGGGCTGAGCGAGCCGCAGGCCTGGCTGCTGCAACTGCGCCGGGAGGTGATGGGCTACCACAAGGTGCCTACGGCGGGCGACTGCACCACCTACGCCCGGGCCGGCTCGGCCTTCGCGGGGGACGCCGTCCTCGCCCAGACCGTCGACCTCAACGGCGACCTGGACGACCGGATCAGCGTGCTGGACTTCGGCCGGGCCGCCGGCTCCCGCCGCTCGCTGGTGCTGAGCTTCGCCGGGCTGCTCGGCTACCTCGGCCTCAACAGCGACGGCCTGGCGATCGGGCTGAACCTGGTGCTCGGCGGCGACTGGCGTCCCGGCCTGCCGCCGTACCTGGCGATCCGCCATCTGCTGGACACCACCGGCAGCGTGGACGAGGCACTGGAAGCCCTGCGCGGCCTGCGACTGGCCAGCTCGCGCTCGCTGACCCTGTGTGACCACGAGCGGACGGTCTGCGTGGAACTCCTGGGCGACGAGCTGCGGTTGCTCCCCGACGCCCAGGAGAGCCGGCACACCAACCACTTCCTGCACCCCGACTTCGCCCCGCGCGACGAACTGAACATCTTCGCCCGCAACTCCTCACTGCGCCGGCTGAAGACGGCCGAGGCCGGCCTGGCCGACCTCGACCCGCGCGCCACCCCCGAGGAGCACTTCGCCCTGCTCTCCCAGCCACCGATCTGCGTCCCGGACGAGGGCGACATCCGGCGCGAACGTACGGTGGCCGCCGTGGTCCTGCTCCCCGAGCGCGGGGAACTGCACCTGCGACCCGGCGATCCGTCCCACTCCGGTACGCAGGTCTTCAGCCTGCGTCCGACATGAGGGGCCTGGGCGCGGCCGGCCGCGGGGTGGACGCCTGGCTGGCGGATCTGGGGGCCGACGTGCGGTCGCTCTCCCCGGCCCGCTACGCCGACGACCTCACCGAGGCCGAGCGCCGACGCGCCGCCGGCTACCTCGACGACCAGGACGCCCGGCTCTTCCTGCGCTCCCGGCTGGCGGTGCGCGCCCTGCTCGCCGACCGGCTCGGCGAGGCCCCCGGGGCCGTGCACCTGGCCACCACCGCAAGCGGCAAGCCGTACCTGCCGGACCACCCGGACGTCCGGGTCAGCTGGTCCCGCTCGGAGGACCTGCTGCTGCTCGGGATCACCGAGGAGGGGCCGATCGGGGTGGACCTGGAGCGCCTGCGGGTGATCCCCTCGGCCGCGCACGTACTCGCCTCGGTCTACCCGGCGGTGCCGCCGAGCGCCGAGCAGTCCGGGCCCGACCTGTTCTTCTACGCCTGGACCCTGCTGGAGGCCGCGGTCAAGGCCACCGGGCGGGGCCTGGCCGAGGGGGCCGGCGACGTCACGCTGACCTTCCCGGCCGCCGGGGGCGCGGCGCTGCTGGGCATCGCCGGCAGCGGGGCCGAGCCCTGGTCCGCCAGCACCGACCTGCTGACCGGCCGGAGCCCGGACGACCGGCTGATGGCCTCGTTCGTCTCCCGGACCACCCGCCCGGGGGTGCGACTGCACCGCTGGCCGGCCTGAGTCCCGCCAGGCCCGGGGGTGGGCGGCCCGCTGCCCACCCCCGCCCACCCCGTACTCACAGAGGGAGCCCTTGTGCACTGCGCACACCTGCACGCCATCGCCCCGCACCTGGACCTCGCGAGCCTGCGCCACCTGCTGGGCGGCGAGGCCTGCGCGGCCCTGGTCCAGGACTCCTGGGACGGCCCGCACCTGCGGCTCAGCCTCCCGGCCGGCCCGGACGCCGCGCGCTCGGTCGAACTCCTGCTCTCCGGCGGGGAGTTGACCCCAACCTTCCGCTCCCCCGCGCCGACCCCCCGGATCACCCTCTCCAGCCGGCTCCCCTCCTCCAGCAGTGCGCAGGACGCGGCCCTCGCCTGGCAGCGCACGATCGGCAGCCGCGGCCCCGCCTTCGTCCTCGACCCCGTCGGCCCCCCGGTCCTGCCGGCCGGCTGGCTGCTGCGCTCCTGGTCCAACCCGCTGGCCGGCCGGGTGCAGTGCACCATCCGCCCGCCCCGCCCCGGCGTCGCCGCCCACCGCCTGCACCTGGAGTCCCCGGGCCTGGCGACCCCGCAGGAACTGACCGACCTCCTGGCCGACTGGACGAACGCGCTCTAGCAGGAGCAGACTTGACGAAGTGTTGACAGGTCTCGCTCCGCCTCAGATCGGAGTCCCGATGCGCCGTCTGCTCACCGTCCTCGCCACCGCCACCCTGCTCGCGGCCGGCCTCCTCGCCGCCCCGGCGGCCCAGGCCGCCAGCGCCGCGCCCGCCTCCCCCGCCTCCCCCGCGCTCTCCTACAAGACCGTCTACGTCTTCCAGACGGGCGCCCACATCCGTGCGTGCCCGACGACCAGCTGCACCATCGTGGACACCGTCTCCCACATCTACCTCGACGACTGGTGCCAGACCGACGTGGGGACCACCCCCGTCGTCGACCCCGGCGCCCCCGGTGGCAAGAACCCCTGGTGGAGCGAGGTCACCCTCACCAGCGGCAGCGACTCGGCCTGGATCAGCAACACCAACCTCCAGGGCGGCATCAAGATCGCCGGAGTCCCCGACTGCGCCTCCTGATACGCCCTGCCCTGCTGATCACGCTTCGGCTCAGAGCGTGGTGGTGAACCGGTCTGTAGCTCGATGACCGGCAGCTTTCGGGTGGTGGCGGTGTCGGGGTGGCCGGCTGGGGGCAGCCAGCGGAGGGTTCGTCTGGTTGTGGAGGTGCGGAGTGCCGTCGGTGATCGCATTGCTGGAAGTCCGGGAGGCGCGGGCCCGGGAGGATCTGGAGTCCTGGCTGGAGATGCTGCGGGAGGCCGAGGTGCAGGCGGAGGCGGCTCGCCAGCGGCTGGAGCATGCGCGGATCGCCCGCGAGGAGGTGGCGCTCATGTTCGCCGAAGGGCCGGGTGCGGGACGGGAGGGTGACGGGGCGTCACCAGCGCCGACCGTGGTGGAGAAGCCCGTGGGTGTGGCCGGGACACCGCCGACGGGTCCGGTGCTGCGGGAGGGCTACGATGCCCGGCCGCCGGCCTGGCAGCCGGGGCTGGGAGCCGATGCGCTGTGCGGGGCCTACCGGCAGGTCTTCGAGACGGCCCTGGCCGCGCCGGGGCCGGTCACGGTGCAGGAGCTGACCCGGGCCCTGGGGCGGGACGCGGCGCGGTTGAACGAGGTGGAGAAGGTGCGCCACCGTGCCTATGCACTCCAGGCGCGCGGCTGGCTCCTGCG
This genomic window contains:
- a CDS encoding C45 family autoproteolytic acyltransferase/hydolase — encoded protein: MSWVEKSAVVLENEHVLLRPITAEDRPSLRTIALDAAIWRYFVTRIDSEADYEKYFDATLADQLAGRRAVFHITDKRTGRAAGSMSFGNLAEADGRLEIGWSWLGLEFQGQGINRWAKYLLMGHAFEQLGAERVEFKTDVLNQQARRGLLNIGASEDGVLRSFNPMPDGAAPGRHLLQRAAGRMARGEGPVGDQPEDRPGPARGAGRMSGGAVPLVRATGDPYALGLAHGAALAAPLHSFLDDSLARLNHLVQPPLSMTALQPTIAAYRAAVEAATPELADEVRGLADGAGLSEPQAWLLQLRREVMGYHKVPTAGDCTTYARAGSAFAGDAVLAQTVDLNGDLDDRISVLDFGRAAGSRRSLVLSFAGLLGYLGLNSDGLAIGLNLVLGGDWRPGLPPYLAIRHLLDTTGSVDEALEALRGLRLASSRSLTLCDHERTVCVELLGDELRLLPDAQESRHTNHFLHPDFAPRDELNIFARNSSLRRLKTAEAGLADLDPRATPEEHFALLSQPPICVPDEGDIRRERTVAAVVLLPERGELHLRPGDPSHSGTQVFSLRPT
- a CDS encoding peptidase M23, with product MRRLLTVLATATLLAAGLLAAPAAQAASAAPASPASPALSYKTVYVFQTGAHIRACPTTSCTIVDTVSHIYLDDWCQTDVGTTPVVDPGAPGGKNPWWSEVTLTSGSDSAWISNTNLQGGIKIAGVPDCAS
- a CDS encoding 4'-phosphopantetheinyl transferase superfamily protein, with the protein product MRGLGAAGRGVDAWLADLGADVRSLSPARYADDLTEAERRRAAGYLDDQDARLFLRSRLAVRALLADRLGEAPGAVHLATTASGKPYLPDHPDVRVSWSRSEDLLLLGITEEGPIGVDLERLRVIPSAAHVLASVYPAVPPSAEQSGPDLFFYAWTLLEAAVKATGRGLAEGAGDVTLTFPAAGGAALLGIAGSGAEPWSASTDLLTGRSPDDRLMASFVSRTTRPGVRLHRWPA